Proteins encoded in a region of the Orcinus orca chromosome 8, mOrcOrc1.1, whole genome shotgun sequence genome:
- the LOC125965094 gene encoding serum amyloid A-2 protein-like isoform X1 — translation MSTMKLFTGLILCSLVLGVHSRWFSFLGEAYDGAKDMWRAYSDMREARYKDADKYFHARGNYDAARRGPGGAWAAEVISDARENIQRVTDLFKHGDSGHGREDSEADQFANRWGRSGKDPNYFRPPGLPDKY, via the exons ATGAG CACAATGAAGCTTTTCACAGGCCTCATTCTCTGCTCCTTGGTGCTGGGAGTCCACAGCCGATGGTTTTCCTTCCTTGGTGAGGCTTATGACG GGGCTAAAGACATGTGGCGAGCCTACTCTGACATGAGAGAAGCCAGGTACAAAGATGCAGACAAGTACTTCCACGCCCGGGGCAACTATGACGCTGCCCGAAGGGGACCTGGGGGCGCCTGGGCTGCTGAAGTGATCAG CGATGCCAGGGAGAATATTCAGAGAGTCACAGACCTTTTTAAGCATGGAGACAGTGGCCACGGACGGGAGGACTCGGAGGCCGACCAGTTTGCCAATAGATGGGGCCGGAGCGGCAAAGACCCCAATTACTTCCGACCTCCTGGCCTGCCCGACAAGTACTGA
- the LOC125965094 gene encoding serum amyloid A-2 protein-like isoform X2, with the protein MKLFTGLILCSLVLGVHSRWFSFLGEAYDGAKDMWRAYSDMREARYKDADKYFHARGNYDAARRGPGGAWAAEVISDARENIQRVTDLFKHGDSGHGREDSEADQFANRWGRSGKDPNYFRPPGLPDKY; encoded by the exons ATGAAGCTTTTCACAGGCCTCATTCTCTGCTCCTTGGTGCTGGGAGTCCACAGCCGATGGTTTTCCTTCCTTGGTGAGGCTTATGACG GGGCTAAAGACATGTGGCGAGCCTACTCTGACATGAGAGAAGCCAGGTACAAAGATGCAGACAAGTACTTCCACGCCCGGGGCAACTATGACGCTGCCCGAAGGGGACCTGGGGGCGCCTGGGCTGCTGAAGTGATCAG CGATGCCAGGGAGAATATTCAGAGAGTCACAGACCTTTTTAAGCATGGAGACAGTGGCCACGGACGGGAGGACTCGGAGGCCGACCAGTTTGCCAATAGATGGGGCCGGAGCGGCAAAGACCCCAATTACTTCCGACCTCCTGGCCTGCCCGACAAGTACTGA
- the LOC125965094 gene encoding serum amyloid A-2 protein-like isoform X3, which produces MKLRAKDMWRAYSDMREARYKDADKYFHARGNYDAARRGPGGAWAAEVISDARENIQRVTDLFKHGDSGHGREDSEADQFANRWGRSGKDPNYFRPPGLPDKY; this is translated from the exons ATGAAACTGA GGGCTAAAGACATGTGGCGAGCCTACTCTGACATGAGAGAAGCCAGGTACAAAGATGCAGACAAGTACTTCCACGCCCGGGGCAACTATGACGCTGCCCGAAGGGGACCTGGGGGCGCCTGGGCTGCTGAAGTGATCAG CGATGCCAGGGAGAATATTCAGAGAGTCACAGACCTTTTTAAGCATGGAGACAGTGGCCACGGACGGGAGGACTCGGAGGCCGACCAGTTTGCCAATAGATGGGGCCGGAGCGGCAAAGACCCCAATTACTTCCGACCTCCTGGCCTGCCCGACAAGTACTGA